A genome region from Triticum aestivum cultivar Chinese Spring chromosome 2B, IWGSC CS RefSeq v2.1, whole genome shotgun sequence includes the following:
- the LOC123045241 gene encoding uncharacterized protein, producing the protein MGRMVLSRPCKWRLGARRRRTDLRPPCSVAAAVTGSGCPEARSPTSSAPPCAPVRPAMPLEEASAAAAAPAASPAVAAVVLPPSASPSRADSVVETKAGVGSCTWAASTIPAAGVVPRPRPLPPACRFRREDGGVKASCTPRLNPASTSASVRTHAAPVPLVGVVSSVLLPAPAAPANGEDGRCEEDLALSLPANAKSTVVAMGRELTSAPRARALLPAPVAPANGDNEGCGEEMALTLPDNAKSIVAGMGNGLTDAPRAVLWASAADNNDEDDDEELAPQTPPTVTKALDSEGICMGHDTDTSQGWQEVLPRRGPRRSTSSPSSMMAPRPPRHIPAWLHGRCCRCLAYGHRAVVCRDPLRCSRCLENGHRARECRNPRRPLSSLSCLDVPHVSRLGTVHRVAPASCEGSVRSTPPSKALHRGSWASVVSVAVGSATPSELMLQSALADQTALLQGCVARVESFLERAEVALGRLSLVPALLQTTLTSHSPCVAGVCSVEDRGEELYGSFSPRVGVHSSSVPTSPPMVSSTEGESIAVLVTPVLQIMPELRELCLSLSVEHTKVDMSAASIEGQVSPLSSEQLEVSLVDDAKGKAAAIS; encoded by the coding sequence ATGGGAAGGATGGTGCTGTCGCGTCCGTGCAAGTGGCGGCTGGGCGCGCGCCGCCGACGCACGGATCTCCGGCCTCCGTGCTCCGTTGCGGCCGCTGTGACCGGATCCGGGTGCCCCGAGGCGCGCTCTCCCACGTCCTCAGCGCCGCCCTGCGCCCCGGTTCGCCCTGCGATGCCGCTCGAGGAGGCCTCCGCGGCGGCCGCCGCTCCGGCGGCGTCCCCGGCTGTTGCAGCCGTCGTCCTTCCGCCGTCTGCATCGCCATCCCGGGCTGATAGCGTCGTGGAGACCAAGGCAGGAGTAGGGTCGTGCACTTGGGCTGCAAGCACCATCCCGGCTGCTGGCGTTGTCCCTCGACCGCGGCCGCTGCCGCCAGCTTGCAGATTCAGGAGGGAGGATGGGGGTGTGAAGGCCTCGTGCACGCCCCGTCTCAATCCTGCGTCAACATCTGCTTCTGTCCGGACTCATGCCGCCCCCGTCCCTCTTGTCGGTGTCGTCTCAAGTGTGCTGCTGCCGGCCCCTGCTGCCCCGGCGAATGGAGAGGACGGGCGTTGTGAAGAGGATCTGGCTCTGTCGCTGCCCGCCAATGCAAAGAGCACTGTTGTTGCCATGGGGCGTGAGCTAACCAGTGCACCGCGAGCCCGAGCCCTGTTGCCGGCCCCTGTGGCCCCGGCCAATGGAGACAATGAGGGCTGTGGAGAGGAGATGGCCTTGACGCTGCCCGACAATGCAAAAAGCATCGTTGCTGGCATGGGCAACGGGCTGACCGATGCACCACGAGCTGTGTTGTGGGCCTCCGCTGCTGACAACAATgacgaagatgacgacgaggagttGGCCCCCCAGACGCCGCCGACTGTCACCAAAGCCCTCGACTCCGAAGGGATTTGCATGGGCCATGACACAGACACAAGTCAGGGTTGGCAGGAGGTGCTACCGCGGCGCGGCCCGCGTCGTTCGACTTCGTCGccatcctcgatgatggctcctcgtcctcctcgtcacaTCCCTGCTTGGCTCCATGGTAGATGCTGTAGATGCCTTGCTTATGGGCATCGTGCGGTTGTTTGCAGAGATCCGTTGCGGTGCTCTCGTTGTTTGGAGAATGGTCATCGTGCGCGTGAATGTCGCAACCCCCGGCGTCCTCTGAGCTCATTATCATGCCTTGATGTGCCGCATGTGTCCCGCCTCGGCACCGTGCATCGTGTTGCTCCTGCTTCATGTGAGGGTTCGGTGAGATCCACACCCCCTTCGAAGGCGCTTCACCGTGGGTCTTGGGCATCTGTTGTCTCTGTTGCTGTTGGCTCGGCAACCCCGTCCGAGCTGATGTTGCAGTCCGCACTGGCTGATCAGACTGCACTATTGCAAGGTTGTGTGGCGCGGGTTGAGAGCTTTCTGGAGCGAGCGGAGGTTGCTCTGGGTAGACTATCCCTTGTGCCGGCTCTGTTGCAGACCACTCTGACGTCACATTCTCCTTGTGTGGCCGGTGTTTGCTCCGTGGAAGACAGGGGTGAGGAGTTGTATGGCTCTTTCTCCCCTCGTGTTGGAGTCCATTCATCGTCGGTGCCTACCTCCCCTCCTATGGTGTCTTCCACTGAGGGCGAGTCCATCGCCGTGCTTGTGACTCCGGTGCTGCAGATCATGCCTGAGCTTAGGGAGCTATGCCTGAGTCTATCAGTGGAGCATACGAAGGTGGACATGTCGGCGGCCTCGATTGAAGGACAAGTTTCGCCTCTGTCAAGTGAGCAGTTGGAGGTTTCTTTGGTTGATGATGCTAAAGGGAAGGCAGCTGCAATTTCATGA